From candidate division KSB1 bacterium, the proteins below share one genomic window:
- a CDS encoding T9SS type A sorting domain-containing protein, translated as MEWEKHRDTPTSLDLIGKPFEKIIPLDKSLHKTKGLNARVFGFLPYWSTADYLRYDLLSHIAAFSVEVNADGSLGNDHGWPWVNLINNAHSRGVKVILTATLFNGGNIHTLITNSTYKNNFFVNIKNKMLEGSADGLNVDFESLNNSDRGANINNFVAELTEYLHSQIPGTEVSYDGPAVNWGGHWDFAGLAQSCDYIFIMGYAFAGSWSSNSGANAPLIGGSINITNTVLSQYGLVTSTQPEKLILGLPYYGHHWKTQTDQPGSSTSDFIGSVFFDSALSGAQTYGLIWDTQSQTPWYNWHDGSDFHQVWFDNDSSLSMKYDLAIANNFSGIGMWALGYDGNRQELWDAIDFKFGSGQLPAPSVPLSLRILHESESSLRIQFEPANRATGYFVYLSTDGVSFPDSVFLSTPDAVINNLNSGELCFVRVRAINSTGLSQPTEVLAAIPSSDSHKVLVVNGFDRTGGTSNTFDFIRQHGQAIHRFGMSFSSTSNEAVFKDGVALDNFEIVDWILGDESTADDTFNQLEQERLKTFLRNGGKLFISGAEIGWDLQRGSSADASFYNDFLKAQYIADAPNGRSSTYYSAEPISGTILEGVSPFNFDDGTHGSFDVDWPDAIKGINGGLNCLKYTNVNTSSGVAGIYYDGLFPQGVNAGKLVHFGIPFETIYPEEDRIAIMRKILNFFDGIQDNGSLPPEQFSLFQNYPNPFNPSTTISFFLPKPGEVSIEIFNTLGQRIKMVSIDFSSAGYKEWRWDGNNDLFQRVPSGTYFYRVNFFTLNGNRFQEEKKMLILK; from the coding sequence ATGGAATGGGAAAAGCATCGCGACACACCCACTTCATTGGATTTAATCGGGAAGCCATTTGAGAAGATTATCCCTCTTGATAAAAGCCTGCACAAAACGAAGGGGTTGAATGCACGAGTATTTGGCTTTTTGCCGTACTGGAGCACAGCCGATTACCTGCGTTACGATCTGCTTTCACACATAGCCGCTTTTTCTGTTGAGGTAAATGCGGATGGTTCCCTGGGCAACGACCATGGTTGGCCCTGGGTTAATTTAATCAACAACGCCCATAGCAGGGGCGTGAAGGTTATTCTGACAGCCACACTTTTCAATGGTGGTAATATCCATACCTTGATCACAAACAGCACCTATAAAAACAATTTCTTTGTCAACATCAAAAATAAGATGCTGGAAGGCAGCGCTGACGGATTGAATGTTGATTTCGAAAGTTTAAATAATTCCGACCGGGGTGCAAACATCAATAATTTTGTGGCTGAACTTACTGAATATTTGCATTCACAAATTCCAGGAACTGAAGTGTCTTATGACGGGCCTGCAGTAAATTGGGGTGGGCACTGGGATTTTGCCGGCTTGGCCCAAAGTTGTGATTACATATTTATTATGGGTTATGCCTTTGCAGGAAGTTGGAGCAGCAATTCTGGCGCAAACGCTCCGTTAATCGGCGGTTCGATTAATATCACCAATACTGTTTTAAGTCAATATGGCCTGGTTACATCCACACAACCGGAAAAGTTGATTCTCGGCCTTCCTTACTATGGCCATCATTGGAAGACACAAACAGACCAGCCCGGCTCGTCAACATCTGACTTTATAGGATCAGTATTTTTTGATTCTGCTTTGTCTGGCGCTCAAACTTATGGATTAATATGGGATACTCAATCTCAAACCCCCTGGTACAATTGGCATGACGGCTCAGATTTTCACCAGGTTTGGTTTGATAATGACTCCAGTCTCAGTATGAAATATGATCTGGCCATCGCTAATAATTTCTCGGGTATCGGAATGTGGGCGTTGGGCTATGACGGCAATCGTCAGGAGTTATGGGACGCGATCGATTTCAAGTTTGGCAGCGGCCAATTACCAGCGCCAAGCGTGCCCTTATCCTTAAGAATATTGCATGAAAGTGAATCTTCACTTCGAATCCAATTCGAACCAGCCAATCGGGCAACCGGGTATTTTGTTTATTTAAGCACAGATGGTGTTTCATTCCCTGATTCGGTTTTTCTATCCACACCCGACGCGGTCATCAATAATTTAAATTCAGGAGAGCTTTGTTTTGTACGAGTGCGAGCAATCAATTCAACAGGCCTGTCACAGCCCACTGAAGTGCTAGCCGCAATCCCTTCAAGTGATTCGCATAAGGTATTGGTTGTAAATGGCTTTGATCGTACCGGAGGAACGAGCAATACATTTGATTTTATTCGTCAGCATGGACAAGCGATTCATCGCTTTGGAATGTCCTTTTCCTCAACCAGCAATGAAGCGGTTTTTAAAGATGGCGTTGCGCTGGATAATTTTGAGATTGTCGATTGGATCTTAGGAGATGAGAGTACCGCCGATGATACTTTTAACCAGCTCGAACAGGAGCGGTTAAAGACATTTTTACGGAATGGTGGCAAATTATTTATTTCCGGCGCCGAGATTGGCTGGGATTTGCAAAGGGGTTCGTCTGCAGATGCCAGTTTTTATAATGATTTTCTGAAAGCACAGTACATCGCCGATGCTCCTAATGGGAGAAGTAGTACTTATTATAGTGCAGAACCAATAAGTGGAACAATCCTGGAAGGAGTAAGTCCTTTTAATTTCGACGATGGTACACATGGCAGTTTTGATGTTGACTGGCCGGATGCGATCAAAGGGATTAACGGCGGCTTAAATTGTTTAAAATACACTAATGTGAACACAAGCAGTGGAGTAGCAGGTATCTACTATGATGGCCTTTTTCCCCAGGGTGTCAATGCCGGTAAACTGGTCCATTTTGGCATCCCTTTTGAAACGATTTATCCTGAAGAGGATCGAATCGCCATCATGCGCAAAATCCTCAATTTCTTCGATGGTATTCAAGACAATGGCTCATTGCCTCCGGAGCAGTTTTCTCTTTTCCAAAATTATCCTAATCCCTTTAACCCATCGACGACAATCAGTTTTTTCTTGCCAAAACCAGGAGAGGTATCCATTGAAATTTTCAATACCCTGGGACAACGGATAAAAATGGTAAGTATCGATTTCTCTTCTGCCGGATATAAGGAATGGCGTTGGGATGGCAACAATGATCTCTTTCAGCGAGTTCCTTCAGGAACTTATTTTTATCGAGTAAACTTTTTTACTCTAAATGGAAACCGATTTCAGGAAGAGAAAAAAATGTTAATCTTGAAATAA
- a CDS encoding CHRD domain-containing protein, which yields MKLITTRFLFVISTLFLFSFSLYGQRFDRRAELPASDVDPGGFGGIVSGVDFDGDGKPEFYAVNNGWDIEVGRDMIPRIYKYEWNEGRWEIVWWTETDITLQNTWPALTYGDWDNDGKMEIIWGPVNNFGFQGVSQTNPPRVLVFESAGDGSDVMGVLDPATGNYRPNAQWTIVDGDGVNIRPFRWLLHDIDNDGTEELCSSIRQGGYAFLVISVDNIPDDGDGSETWELEASGKDSEISANTYYDIVAHDSSMYLFRSNGDVSTVTYHSATDTFSVTKTQVGLVPGGSWKSASLVDIDDNGEMEIVVGGWSSSAFNEVWVLEKDGDSLSASSIGRPGDLNGGRLYGGDWGDVDGDGNMDFIFGSRSSNPNASIYRVEYQGGDITDPTNYEISVIDHSILPVSGRFDVISVGNVNRDDKDEILYAGIPSNVPPPIVVLEHVVGNQPVIQNVADVPNDNGRQAWVTWWGAADDVGGLRLDAGLSGANSVPPVETVGHGRGTFTLDRENNTLWYMLEVYNIDSVAQAHIHLGGPAEGGGVVAFLFGPVEAGGPMNGVIARGRITADDLTGALVGDWQGFVNALLNGNTYVNVHTATNPGGEIRGQILTRPREEDSSLSKTSGFTITHYVVWRIDGRGPGPVPVQVARVDAIQSPRYAAVVPTLSDGDSTRSTYVVSAHTENVLTLWKSFPKSGFSLDNLAPSAPTNVLAKEVSGSFVELTWDESQDEDFNYFLVVKGTEAGFNPETAENIGSTTETTLTDEAVSIGQTFYYRVAAVDFNGNQSVFSEEVSVIVTSVNESSLIPTEYSLEQNYPNPFNPTTTINFSIKDRGHVLLKIYSMLGREVATLADKEYEAGRYSVVFDASQMSSGVYFYILRVNGITLKNKMSLLK from the coding sequence ATGAAATTAATTACGACTCGCTTCCTGTTTGTCATTTCCACATTATTCCTTTTTAGCTTTTCCTTGTATGGGCAGCGTTTTGACCGTCGAGCAGAACTACCCGCATCTGATGTTGATCCTGGCGGTTTTGGCGGTATTGTGTCTGGCGTAGACTTTGACGGAGACGGAAAACCTGAATTTTATGCTGTTAACAATGGCTGGGACATAGAAGTCGGCCGGGATATGATTCCAAGAATCTACAAATACGAATGGAACGAAGGTCGCTGGGAGATTGTCTGGTGGACAGAAACCGATATCACCCTGCAAAATACTTGGCCAGCGTTGACCTATGGTGATTGGGATAACGATGGGAAGATGGAAATTATCTGGGGACCAGTCAATAATTTCGGATTTCAAGGTGTCTCACAAACTAATCCGCCTCGAGTACTTGTTTTTGAATCCGCCGGAGATGGCAGTGATGTAATGGGCGTTTTGGATCCAGCCACAGGAAATTACCGTCCTAACGCACAATGGACCATTGTAGATGGGGATGGTGTAAATATCCGTCCATTCCGGTGGTTATTACATGATATCGATAATGATGGTACAGAAGAGCTCTGTTCATCTATTAGACAAGGTGGGTATGCCTTTTTGGTAATTTCTGTTGATAATATCCCGGATGATGGCGACGGTTCGGAAACTTGGGAACTCGAGGCAAGCGGAAAAGACAGTGAGATCAGTGCAAATACATATTATGATATCGTTGCACATGATAGCAGTATGTACTTGTTTCGTAGCAATGGTGATGTTTCCACTGTTACCTACCACAGTGCCACAGATACTTTTAGTGTTACCAAGACCCAGGTTGGTTTAGTACCAGGCGGTTCCTGGAAATCCGCCAGTCTTGTTGATATTGATGACAATGGCGAAATGGAAATTGTCGTTGGTGGATGGTCCAGCTCTGCCTTTAACGAAGTTTGGGTGCTGGAAAAGGATGGTGACTCACTTTCGGCTAGCTCAATTGGCAGACCGGGTGATCTCAACGGTGGACGGCTTTACGGTGGTGATTGGGGCGATGTAGACGGCGATGGAAACATGGACTTCATCTTCGGTTCCAGAAGTTCAAACCCAAACGCTAGTATTTATCGTGTAGAGTATCAAGGTGGAGATATTACTGATCCGACAAACTATGAAATATCCGTCATCGATCACTCCATCTTGCCTGTGAGCGGACGTTTTGATGTTATTTCAGTCGGTAATGTAAACCGCGATGATAAAGATGAGATTCTATATGCAGGCATTCCTTCTAACGTGCCGCCGCCCATAGTCGTGCTCGAGCATGTCGTCGGCAATCAGCCGGTTATCCAAAATGTGGCGGATGTGCCTAACGATAATGGCCGTCAAGCCTGGGTTACCTGGTGGGGCGCTGCAGACGACGTAGGCGGTTTGCGTTTGGATGCGGGTCTTTCTGGAGCTAATAGCGTTCCGCCGGTCGAAACGGTCGGCCATGGTAGAGGAACGTTTACCCTGGATCGGGAGAATAATACGCTGTGGTATATGTTGGAGGTTTACAACATCGACAGCGTTGCGCAGGCGCATATTCATCTGGGTGGACCTGCTGAAGGTGGAGGTGTTGTAGCCTTTTTGTTTGGCCCCGTTGAAGCCGGTGGCCCGATGAATGGAGTTATTGCGAGAGGAAGAATCACAGCAGATGACTTGACTGGTGCGCTTGTAGGCGACTGGCAAGGGTTTGTGAATGCACTTCTTAATGGCAATACCTACGTCAATGTGCATACGGCGACCAACCCCGGAGGCGAAATTCGTGGCCAAATTTTAACCAGGCCACGTGAAGAAGATTCCAGCCTGAGTAAGACTTCCGGCTTCACGATAACGCACTATGTGGTTTGGAGAATCGATGGTCGGGGTCCGGGTCCGGTACCTGTGCAGGTCGCACGAGTGGATGCTATTCAATCGCCAAGATATGCAGCGGTGGTTCCAACGCTTTCGGATGGAGACAGTACGCGGAGCACTTACGTCGTCTCTGCACACACCGAGAATGTGCTGACACTCTGGAAATCATTCCCCAAGAGTGGTTTTTCGCTTGACAACTTAGCACCATCAGCGCCTACCAACGTCCTTGCAAAGGAAGTTTCAGGTTCGTTCGTTGAGCTAACATGGGATGAATCACAAGATGAAGATTTTAACTACTTTTTGGTTGTGAAAGGTACAGAGGCTGGTTTTAATCCCGAGACCGCAGAGAATATTGGCTCCACAACAGAAACTACCTTAACTGATGAAGCAGTATCCATTGGACAAACTTTTTATTATCGTGTAGCTGCAGTGGACTTCAATGGCAATCAAAGTGTATTCTCAGAAGAGGTATCTGTGATTGTTACATCGGTTAATGAGAGCTCACTTATTCCAACCGAATATTCTCTGGAGCAGAATTATCCAAATCCATTCAACCCGACAACTACCATAAATTTTTCCATTAAAGACAGAGGACATGTCTTATTGAAGATCTATTCGATGTTGGGCCGAGAAGTAGCTACCCTGGCAGATAAAGAGTACGAAGCCGGACGCTATTCCGTTGTTTTTGATGCGTCGCAAATGTCTTCCGGTGTTTATTTCTATATCCTCAGGGTGAATGGTATCACGCTTAAGAATAAAATGTCTCTGTTAAAGTAG
- a CDS encoding PorV/PorQ family protein: protein MRKLTMFSLLFSLLFFGVQEPLLAQVNKSVSKVGTTVAQFLKIGAGARPIAMGGAYTALANDINAIYWNPAGIARIGGNGEATFNHAEWLADTQYDFAAFSMNLAKLGSIGLHVISFRTPDDVVRTIRSPQGTGQVWNYNSLAIGVTFARNLTDRFSIGLTGKFIQENLFNESAKGAAFDVGVLYQTPFKDLSLGAAITNFGTKMRLDGRDIFFNEDPLPEQGSVDQVPGKYRTENFEIPLNLRFGLAWKVAQNEDYSILAVADGSHPNDNAEYINSGVEIALRNIIFLRAGYKALYLQDSEQGATFGVGLRFDSVGANLKLDFSWADYGNLKDVKFVSFAIRY from the coding sequence ATGCGTAAACTAACCATGTTCTCTTTGTTATTTTCTCTTTTATTTTTTGGTGTTCAGGAACCGTTACTGGCCCAGGTAAATAAGTCTGTCTCTAAAGTTGGAACTACGGTAGCACAATTTCTCAAGATCGGCGCTGGTGCCAGACCCATTGCCATGGGGGGTGCATATACAGCTCTTGCGAACGATATCAATGCCATTTACTGGAATCCAGCCGGCATCGCTCGAATAGGCGGTAACGGAGAAGCCACATTCAACCATGCCGAATGGCTTGCAGACACACAATATGACTTTGCTGCATTTTCAATGAACTTAGCAAAATTGGGTTCTATTGGATTACACGTTATTTCTTTTCGCACGCCAGATGATGTTGTTCGTACAATCCGCTCACCACAAGGTACAGGACAGGTTTGGAATTATAACTCACTGGCTATCGGTGTTACTTTTGCCAGGAATTTGACGGATAGATTTTCCATCGGTCTTACCGGCAAATTTATTCAAGAGAATCTTTTTAATGAATCAGCGAAAGGAGCAGCTTTTGATGTAGGGGTTCTATACCAGACACCGTTTAAGGATCTTAGCCTGGGTGCTGCTATAACCAATTTTGGTACCAAGATGAGGCTTGATGGAAGAGACATTTTCTTTAATGAAGACCCACTACCGGAGCAAGGTTCAGTTGATCAGGTACCAGGAAAATACCGAACAGAGAATTTCGAAATACCGCTAAATCTTCGTTTCGGACTAGCCTGGAAAGTAGCCCAAAACGAGGACTATTCCATCCTTGCTGTTGCGGATGGAAGCCATCCTAATGATAATGCGGAATATATTAATAGCGGTGTGGAAATCGCCCTTAGAAATATTATTTTTCTCAGAGCAGGATATAAGGCGCTTTACCTGCAGGATAGTGAACAAGGTGCGACTTTCGGCGTCGGTTTGCGCTTTGATTCGGTAGGTGCAAATCTAAAGCTGGATTTTAGCTGGGCCGATTACGGCAATTTGAAAGATGTTAAATTTGTTTCCTTCGCGATTCGATATTAG